CGCATGCTTAAGTTCTTTAATTGCATCTCGGTATCGGCCCTGACCGCTTAGTACATCCGCCGCACCGATACTCGCCCGAACGCAGCTGGAATCAACCTCTAACGCCTCTTTGTAACACTGGAGTGCGTTTTTCCATTGCTCTTTTTTGTGCCAATCTTGCGCCATTTCACAATAGAAATGCGCAAGTCGTTTGATGTCTTTTTTACTTTTCGTTTCTTTAATTAATTCGGAACCAATCTGAATCGCTTTATCCCAGCTCTGTTCAAATTCGTAAAGATCCACCAATAGAGACAAAATTTTTGGTTGGAATTCACTTTTACGGGAGGTTGAGGCCATGTTAAGCAGCAAACGTCCAGCTCGGTCTAACAACCCCGCCGACATGAAGTCACTGGCCAATTCAAGTTGAACCATGCGCATTTCACGCTCCAAAATTTCAGGACGCGCTAATAAGTTTTGATGTATATTAATGGCTTTTTGGATCTCCCCTTTTTTGCGAAATAAGTTTCCCAAAGTAAGATGGATATCGAAGGTATCAGAATTAACTTCTAACGAATCAACAAAGGCATCAATGGCTTCAGAATGCTGATCGTTAAGTAAATGATTAAGACCACGGAAGTAATCATTAGGAATACTTTTTTTAAGTGGCTTATTTTTCTTAGTCGGATTCTTACGCCCCATTGCCCAGCCAACAAAGAGCGCGACAAACAGAACCAAAAACAACCCAATTTCGGTCAACTCAATTACTCCTTCCCAACAGAAAGCTCTTTAGTAATCGAGGCTTTACGTAAGCCATCTACTTCGTCTCGGGCTTTTTCATATCGACGCGTTAATACTCTTATTTGACGCTCATTACGCAAAAGCGCAACAGAGCTAACCAGGAGCGCGACACAAGCGCCTATAGAGAACGACAAAATAATGTAAAGTGCCACACTTAGTTTAGGACCTCGCCATAAAACAAGGTCTAGTGTGATTATTTGTGGATTACGGATGGCAAAAAACACACCCAAGGCGAGAAAAAAAACGATGAAAACCGTATAAACAATTCTTTTCAGCCATTTAATCATAAGGCAACCTACCAAAAATAGAATGGCGACATTATGCCGTGATCGCTCAGAAATTTCGAGGCATAAGATGCAGATTAATTAAGTTCGTTTATCTCATTTTCAGGCAAATTGACCAACTCACGTAACTCTTTGCCCGGTTTGAAGTGAGGCACGTATTTAGCGTTTAGCTCAACAGACTCACCTGTCTTAGGATTGCGACCTATTCTTGGCGCCCGATAATGCAATGAAAAACTCCCAAAACCTCTTATCTCTATCCGCTCACCATTCGCCAAAGAATCAGACATATGCTCAAGCATCGCTTTGATGGC
The sequence above is a segment of the Marinomonas sp. IMCC 4694 genome. Coding sequences within it:
- the lapB gene encoding lipopolysaccharide assembly protein LapB, yielding MTEIGLFLVLFVALFVGWAMGRKNPTKKNKPLKKSIPNDYFRGLNHLLNDQHSEAIDAFVDSLEVNSDTFDIHLTLGNLFRKKGEIQKAINIHQNLLARPEILEREMRMVQLELASDFMSAGLLDRAGRLLLNMASTSRKSEFQPKILSLLVDLYEFEQSWDKAIQIGSELIKETKSKKDIKRLAHFYCEMAQDWHKKEQWKNALQCYKEALEVDSSCVRASIGAADVLSGQGRYRDAIKELKHAAEQDPEFISIIIPKLKESYQKVWGSNGYIKFLQEYNQKKPSTALIVALVQHYLETDKDYAEMFLVEQLRLHPTIKGFKELISLQLTDSQGYNQQHLAVLFELIDQLVQAKHKYQCRQCGFPGHQLHWQCPSCKNWGVVKPIHGLEGE
- a CDS encoding lipopolysaccharide assembly protein LapA domain-containing protein, which produces MIKWLKRIVYTVFIVFFLALGVFFAIRNPQIITLDLVLWRGPKLSVALYIILSFSIGACVALLVSSVALLRNERQIRVLTRRYEKARDEVDGLRKASITKELSVGKE
- the ihfB gene encoding integration host factor subunit beta; the protein is MTKSELIELLIDQQSHLPVREVEEAIKAMLEHMSDSLANGERIEIRGFGSFSLHYRAPRIGRNPKTGESVELNAKYVPHFKPGKELRELVNLPENEINELN